The following proteins come from a genomic window of Mycolicibacterium rufum:
- the infB gene encoding translation initiation factor IF-2 gives MAGKARVHELAKELGVTSKQVLARLSEQGEFVKSASSTVEAPVARRLRESFGGNKPAAQPAAGGGNGAPAKPAAPRPGPKPSAPVAQQPAPTPAPPAAPPAPAAPAAPPAAAAPPAAAATPAAPEAPARPGPTPGPRPGPGAPRPGAPKPAARTPRVGNNPFSSQQPVDRPPRPQGPGGPRPGPGAGGPRPGGGPRPGASPGNMPPRPQGARPGGGPRPGGGPRPGGGPRPAPGGVGRPGGGGGGGNYRGGGAGGGGGAAAGGFRGRPGGGGGRPGQRGGAAGAFGRPGGAPKRGRKSKRAKRAEYENMQAPVVGGVRLPHGNGETIRLARGASLSDFADKINANPASLVQALFNLGEMVTATQSVGDETLELLGSEMNYVVQVVSPEDEDRELLQSFDLSYGEDEGGEEDLEFRPPVVTVMGHVDHGKTRLLDTIRNATVREGEAGGITQHIGAYQVTVDLDGNERPITFIDTPGHEAFTAMRARGAKATDIAILVVAADDGVMPQTVEAVNHAQAADVPIVVAVNKIDKEGADPAKIRGQLTEYGLVPEEYGGDTMFVDISAKAGTNIEALLEAVILTADASLDLRANPDMEAQGVAIEAHLDRGRGPVATVLIQRGTLRVGDSVVAGDAYGRVRRMVDEHGEDVNEALPSRPVQVIGFTSVPGAGDNFLVVDEDRIARQIADRRSARKRNAMAARSRKRISLEDLDSALKETSQLNLILKGDNAGTVEALEEALLGIQVDDEVELRVIDRGVGGVTETNVNLASASDAIIIGFNVRAEGKATELANREGVEIRYYSVIYQAIDEIESALKGMLKPIYEEKELGRAEIRAIFRSSKVGNIAGCLVQSGIMRRNAKARLLRDNVVVAENLTISSLKREKDDVTEVRDGYECGLTLTYSDIKEGDVIETYELVEKARV, from the coding sequence GTGGCAGGTAAGGCCCGCGTGCACGAGTTGGCGAAGGAACTCGGTGTCACCAGCAAGCAAGTTCTGGCCCGGCTGAGCGAACAGGGAGAGTTCGTCAAGTCGGCCTCGTCCACGGTGGAGGCGCCCGTCGCCCGCCGTCTTCGGGAGTCATTCGGCGGCAACAAGCCCGCGGCCCAGCCGGCCGCCGGTGGCGGCAACGGCGCACCCGCCAAGCCCGCCGCGCCCCGACCCGGCCCCAAGCCGTCCGCGCCCGTCGCGCAGCAGCCCGCGCCGACTCCGGCGCCGCCCGCTGCGCCTCCGGCGCCCGCGGCTCCGGCAGCACCGCCCGCGGCGGCAGCACCGCCCGCCGCAGCGGCCACCCCGGCCGCTCCCGAGGCCCCGGCCCGGCCGGGTCCGACGCCCGGTCCGCGTCCCGGTCCCGGCGCGCCCCGCCCCGGCGCACCCAAGCCCGCAGCGCGGACCCCGCGCGTCGGCAACAACCCGTTCTCCAGCCAGCAGCCGGTCGACCGGCCGCCCCGCCCCCAGGGTCCCGGCGGTCCGCGCCCCGGCCCCGGCGCCGGTGGACCCCGTCCCGGCGGCGGCCCGCGTCCCGGTGCCTCGCCCGGCAACATGCCTCCCCGCCCGCAGGGCGCCCGCCCCGGTGGCGGTCCTCGCCCGGGTGGCGGTCCCCGTCCCGGTGGCGGCCCCCGTCCGGCTCCGGGCGGCGTCGGTCGTCCCGGCGGCGGCGGTGGCGGCGGTAACTACCGCGGTGGCGGTGCCGGCGGCGGCGGTGGTGCGGCTGCCGGCGGCTTCCGTGGCCGTCCCGGTGGCGGCGGTGGCCGTCCCGGGCAGCGCGGCGGTGCCGCGGGTGCGTTCGGTCGTCCCGGCGGCGCCCCCAAGCGCGGCCGCAAGTCGAAGCGCGCGAAGAGGGCCGAATACGAGAACATGCAGGCCCCGGTCGTCGGCGGCGTGCGGTTGCCGCACGGCAACGGCGAGACGATCCGGCTGGCGCGCGGCGCGTCGCTGTCCGACTTCGCCGACAAGATCAACGCCAACCCGGCCTCACTGGTGCAGGCGCTGTTCAACCTCGGCGAGATGGTGACCGCCACGCAGTCCGTCGGCGACGAGACCCTCGAGCTGCTCGGCAGCGAGATGAACTACGTCGTGCAGGTCGTGTCGCCCGAGGACGAGGACCGCGAACTGCTGCAGTCCTTCGACCTGTCCTACGGCGAGGACGAGGGCGGCGAGGAGGACCTCGAGTTCCGGCCGCCGGTGGTCACCGTCATGGGTCACGTCGACCACGGCAAGACGCGCCTGCTGGACACGATCCGTAACGCGACCGTCCGCGAGGGCGAGGCCGGCGGCATCACCCAGCACATCGGCGCCTACCAGGTGACCGTCGATCTGGACGGCAACGAGCGACCCATCACCTTCATCGACACCCCGGGTCACGAGGCGTTCACCGCCATGCGTGCCCGCGGCGCCAAGGCCACCGACATCGCGATCCTCGTGGTGGCCGCCGACGACGGCGTCATGCCGCAGACGGTGGAGGCGGTCAACCACGCGCAGGCGGCCGATGTGCCGATCGTGGTGGCGGTCAACAAGATCGACAAGGAGGGCGCCGACCCGGCCAAGATCCGCGGTCAGCTCACCGAGTACGGCCTGGTCCCCGAGGAGTACGGCGGCGACACGATGTTCGTCGACATCTCCGCCAAGGCAGGCACGAACATCGAGGCGCTGCTCGAGGCGGTCATCCTGACCGCCGACGCGTCGCTGGACCTGCGGGCCAACCCCGACATGGAGGCCCAGGGCGTGGCGATCGAGGCGCACCTGGACCGCGGCCGCGGCCCCGTCGCCACCGTGCTCATCCAGCGCGGCACGCTGCGGGTCGGCGACTCGGTGGTGGCCGGCGACGCCTACGGTCGTGTGCGACGCATGGTCGACGAGCACGGCGAGGACGTCAACGAGGCGCTCCCGTCGCGCCCCGTCCAGGTCATCGGCTTCACGTCGGTGCCCGGCGCGGGTGACAACTTCCTCGTCGTCGACGAGGACCGCATCGCCCGTCAGATCGCCGACCGCCGCAGCGCGCGCAAGCGCAACGCGATGGCTGCGCGCAGCCGCAAGCGGATCAGCCTGGAGGACCTGGATTCGGCGCTGAAGGAAACCAGCCAGCTGAACCTGATCCTCAAGGGCGACAACGCCGGTACGGTCGAGGCGCTCGAGGAGGCCCTGCTGGGCATCCAGGTCGACGACGAGGTCGAACTGCGCGTCATCGACCGCGGCGTCGGCGGCGTCACCGAGACCAACGTCAACCTGGCGTCGGCATCGGACGCGATCATCATCGGCTTCAACGTGCGCGCGGAGGGCAAGGCCACCGAGCTGGCCAACCGTGAAGGTGTGGAGATCCGCTACTACTCGGTGATCTACCAGGCGATCGACGAGATCGAGAGCGCGCTCAAGGGCATGCTCAAGCCGATCTACGAGGAGAAGGAACTCGGCCGCGCCGAGATCCGGGCCATCTTCCGGTCGAGCAAAGTCGGCAACATCGCCGGTTGCCTCGTCCAGTCGGGCATCATGCGGCGCAACGCCAAGGCGCGCCTGCTGCGCGACAACGTGGTGGTGGCCGAGAACCTCACGATCTCCTCGCTCAAGCGCGAGAAGGACGATGTCACCGAGGTGCGCGATGGCTACGAGTGTGGTCTGACGCTGACGTACTCCGACATCAAGGAAGGCGACGTCATCGAGACCTACGAGTTGGTCGAGAAGGCGAGAGTCTAG
- a CDS encoding YlxR family protein: MAPRPSGAPTRPAAPSATGDAGVHNGVRRTGFPLDPVVTVDFGVIQRETSARTQKSANDPAEGPVRTCIGCRRRELAVDLLRVVAVDDATGRNAVTVDVARRLPGRGAWLHPDPRCLDHAVRRRAFGRALRITGSPDITAVIERFASTETLDSPGQENR; this comes from the coding sequence ATGGCGCCGAGACCGAGCGGCGCCCCGACGCGGCCCGCGGCGCCGTCGGCGACCGGTGACGCGGGCGTCCACAACGGCGTTCGGCGCACCGGTTTTCCTCTCGACCCCGTCGTGACGGTAGACTTCGGTGTGATCCAGCGCGAGACATCGGCTCGGACGCAAAAAAGCGCCAACGACCCTGCTGAGGGCCCGGTGCGGACGTGCATCGGATGCCGGAGACGAGAGCTGGCCGTCGATCTGCTTCGGGTTGTCGCTGTCGACGACGCAACCGGCCGCAACGCCGTGACCGTCGACGTCGCGAGGAGACTTCCGGGGCGGGGTGCCTGGTTGCATCCCGATCCGAGATGTCTCGACCACGCGGTCCGGCGGCGGGCGTTCGGCCGAGCGCTGCGGATCACCGGTTCACCGGACATCACCGCGGTGATCGAACGTTTCGCCAGCACCGAGACGCTCGACTCACCCGGTCAAGAGAACAGGTAG
- the nusA gene encoding transcription termination factor NusA: MNIDMAALHAIEADKGISVDVVVETIKSALLTAYRHTEGHEADARIDVDRKTGVVRVMARQTDADGNVLHEWDDTPEGFGRIAATTARQVILQRLRDAENEKNYGEFSAREGDIVAGVIQRDARANARGLVVVRMGSETKGSEGVIPAAEQVPGESYEHGDRLRCYVVGVSRGAREPLITLSRTHPNLVRKLFSLEVPEIADGSVEIVAVAREAGHRSKIAVVSRAPGLNAKGACIGPMGQRVRNVMSELSGEKIDIIDYDEDPAKFVANALSPAKVVSVTVIDEAARAARVIVPDFQLSLAIGKEGQNARLAARLTGWRIDIRSDTRDDGAETERRPDAARGAVGDR; the protein is encoded by the coding sequence ATGAACATCGACATGGCTGCGCTTCATGCGATCGAGGCCGACAAGGGCATCAGCGTCGACGTCGTCGTCGAGACCATCAAATCGGCGCTGCTGACCGCTTACCGGCACACGGAAGGTCACGAGGCAGACGCCCGCATCGACGTCGACCGCAAAACCGGTGTGGTCCGGGTGATGGCCCGCCAGACCGACGCCGACGGCAACGTGTTGCACGAATGGGACGACACGCCAGAGGGTTTCGGGCGCATCGCGGCGACCACGGCACGCCAGGTGATCCTGCAGCGGCTGCGCGACGCGGAGAACGAGAAGAACTACGGTGAGTTCTCGGCCCGCGAGGGCGACATCGTCGCCGGGGTCATCCAGCGCGACGCGCGCGCGAACGCCCGCGGGCTGGTCGTGGTGCGCATGGGCAGCGAGACCAAGGGCTCCGAGGGCGTCATCCCCGCCGCCGAGCAGGTGCCCGGGGAGAGCTACGAGCACGGCGACCGGTTGCGCTGCTACGTGGTGGGTGTGTCGCGTGGGGCGCGCGAACCCCTGATCACGTTGTCCCGCACCCACCCGAACCTGGTCCGCAAGTTGTTCTCCCTGGAGGTGCCCGAGATCGCCGACGGTTCGGTCGAGATCGTCGCGGTGGCGCGGGAGGCGGGTCACCGCAGCAAGATCGCCGTGGTCTCGCGGGCGCCGGGTCTCAACGCCAAGGGCGCCTGCATCGGCCCGATGGGGCAGCGGGTGCGCAACGTCATGAGCGAGTTGTCGGGGGAGAAGATCGACATCATCGACTACGACGAAGACCCGGCGAAGTTCGTCGCCAACGCGCTGTCCCCGGCGAAGGTGGTCTCGGTGACGGTGATCGACGAGGCCGCCAGGGCGGCGCGGGTGATCGTGCCCGATTTCCAGCTCTCACTGGCCATCGGCAAGGAGGGCCAGAACGCCCGGCTGGCCGCCCGGCTCACCGGCTGGCGCATCGACATCCGCAGCGACACCCGCGACGATGGCGCCGAGACCGAGCGGCGCCCCGACGCGGCCCGCGGCGCCGTCGGCGACCGGTGA
- the rimP gene encoding ribosome maturation factor RimP, which produces MAEQSAGLPSQRQVIELLDGEFARAGYDIEDVVVDAGARPPRVTVVADADGGLDLDAVAELSRIASTLLDDLDSAPYVLEVTSPGVDRPLRTDTHFRRARGRRVELTLNDGSTLTGRLGELHEGVVGLVVREGARGALTVRDVDRDSITKAVVQVEFSPPSPQELELAGQTGGET; this is translated from the coding sequence GTGGCGGAGCAGTCTGCGGGATTGCCGTCGCAACGACAGGTGATCGAATTGCTCGACGGGGAGTTCGCGCGCGCCGGCTACGACATCGAGGATGTGGTGGTGGACGCGGGCGCCCGGCCACCGCGGGTGACCGTGGTCGCCGACGCCGACGGTGGGCTGGACCTCGACGCCGTCGCCGAGCTGTCCCGGATCGCTTCGACCCTGCTCGACGATCTCGATTCGGCGCCCTACGTGCTGGAGGTGACCTCCCCGGGGGTGGACCGACCGCTCCGCACCGACACCCACTTCCGCCGCGCCCGGGGCCGCCGGGTGGAACTGACGCTGAACGACGGGTCGACCCTGACCGGGCGGCTGGGCGAGCTGCACGAGGGCGTCGTCGGCCTGGTCGTGCGCGAGGGCGCCCGCGGGGCGTTGACCGTGCGCGATGTCGACCGCGACAGCATCACCAAAGCCGTTGTCCAGGTGGAGTTCTCGCCACCGAGCCCACAAGAGCTGGAGCTGGCGGGCCAAACCGGAGGAGAGACCTGA
- a CDS encoding ferritin-like domain-containing protein, which yields MTSPAPSPTTRPTDPAAGALFDAVAGEHGVIYGYGLVSAHSTPEDNDLVADTMAEHRARREAGIVLLENTGAAVPLPAPGYAMPLEVDTPGQAAQLAVRMEEDTATAWRAVVEQATDEKVRAFGVAAMLESAVTAARWRRVAGRTPVTVAFPGGAE from the coding sequence ATGACCTCCCCGGCACCGAGCCCGACCACCCGCCCCACCGATCCCGCCGCGGGCGCACTGTTCGACGCGGTCGCCGGCGAGCACGGTGTCATCTACGGATACGGCCTGGTGTCAGCTCATTCCACACCCGAGGACAACGATCTGGTCGCCGACACGATGGCCGAGCACCGGGCGCGCCGCGAAGCCGGCATCGTCCTGCTCGAGAACACCGGCGCGGCGGTGCCGCTGCCCGCGCCCGGCTATGCGATGCCGTTGGAGGTCGACACCCCCGGCCAGGCGGCACAGCTGGCGGTCCGCATGGAAGAGGACACCGCCACCGCATGGCGGGCCGTCGTCGAGCAGGCGACCGACGAGAAGGTCCGCGCCTTCGGGGTGGCGGCGATGCTCGAGTCCGCCGTGACCGCGGCGCGGTGGCGGCGCGTCGCGGGCCGCACACCGGTCACGGTCGCCTTCCCCGGCGGCGCCGAGTAA
- a CDS encoding proline--tRNA ligase — protein sequence MITRMSELFLRTLRDDPADAEVASHKLLIRAGYVRPVGPGLYSWLPLGLKVLRKIEGIVRDEMTAIGGQEILFPALLPRAPYETTNRWTEYGDTLFRLQDRRDNDYLLGPTHEEMFTLTVKGEYSSYKDFPLILFQIQNKYRDEARPRAGILRGREFLMKDSYSFDIDDDGLKNAYHAHREAYQRIFARLGVRYVIVSAVSGAMGGSASEEFLAESEVGEDTYVRCLESGYAANVEAVITAVPESIPLDGLPEATVYETGDTPTIATLVEWANGAGLGRTVTAADTLKNVLLKTRTPGGEWELLAVGVPGDREVDDKRLGAALEPAEYAMLDDADFARYPFLKKGYIGPKGLLANGVRYLVDPRVVDGTAWITGADEVGKHVVDLVAGRDFTPDGTIEAAEVREGDPSPDGAGPLVAARGIEIGHVFQLGRKYADAFTADVLGEDGKPVRLTMGSYGIGVSRMVAVIAEQQHDELGLRWPAAVSPFDVHVVIANKDAEARAGATELAADLDRLGADVLLDDRSASPGVKFKDAELLGVPWIVVVGRGWADGVVELRDRFTGEKRDVAVDAAATEILAAIG from the coding sequence GTGATCACCCGCATGTCCGAGCTGTTCCTGCGCACCCTGCGCGACGATCCGGCCGACGCCGAAGTGGCCAGCCACAAGCTGCTCATCCGCGCCGGATACGTGCGCCCGGTGGGGCCCGGGTTGTACAGCTGGCTGCCGCTCGGGCTCAAGGTGCTGCGCAAGATCGAGGGCATCGTCCGCGACGAGATGACCGCCATCGGCGGACAGGAGATCCTGTTCCCGGCACTGCTGCCGCGGGCCCCCTACGAGACCACCAACCGCTGGACCGAGTACGGCGACACGCTGTTCCGGCTGCAGGACCGGCGCGACAACGACTACCTGCTGGGGCCCACCCACGAGGAGATGTTCACCCTCACCGTCAAGGGGGAGTACTCGTCGTACAAGGACTTCCCGCTGATCCTGTTCCAGATCCAGAACAAGTACCGTGACGAGGCCCGCCCGCGGGCGGGCATCCTGCGCGGCCGCGAGTTCCTGATGAAGGACTCCTACTCGTTCGACATCGACGACGACGGGCTCAAGAACGCCTATCACGCGCATCGCGAGGCCTATCAGCGGATCTTCGCCCGGCTCGGGGTGCGCTACGTGATCGTGTCGGCCGTGTCCGGCGCGATGGGCGGCAGCGCGTCCGAGGAGTTCCTCGCCGAGAGCGAGGTCGGTGAGGACACCTACGTGCGGTGCCTCGAGTCCGGCTACGCCGCCAACGTCGAGGCCGTCATCACCGCGGTGCCCGAGTCGATCCCGTTAGACGGTCTGCCCGAGGCGACGGTGTACGAGACCGGGGACACCCCGACGATCGCGACGCTGGTCGAGTGGGCCAACGGCGCGGGACTCGGCCGCACCGTCACCGCGGCGGACACGCTCAAGAACGTGCTGCTGAAGACCCGCACGCCCGGCGGGGAATGGGAACTGCTGGCGGTCGGGGTGCCGGGTGACCGGGAGGTCGACGACAAGCGACTCGGCGCGGCGCTCGAGCCCGCCGAGTACGCGATGCTCGACGACGCCGACTTCGCCAGGTACCCGTTCCTGAAGAAGGGCTATATCGGCCCGAAGGGCTTGCTCGCCAACGGTGTTCGCTATCTGGTCGATCCCCGGGTGGTGGACGGCACGGCGTGGATCACCGGCGCCGATGAGGTGGGCAAGCACGTGGTCGACCTCGTCGCGGGACGCGACTTCACGCCGGACGGCACCATCGAGGCCGCCGAGGTGCGGGAGGGCGATCCGTCGCCGGACGGCGCGGGCCCGCTGGTGGCGGCGCGCGGCATCGAGATCGGCCACGTCTTCCAATTGGGCCGCAAGTACGCCGACGCGTTCACCGCCGACGTCCTCGGCGAGGACGGCAAGCCGGTCCGCCTGACCATGGGCAGCTACGGCATCGGGGTGTCGCGGATGGTCGCGGTGATCGCCGAGCAGCAGCACGACGAGTTGGGACTGCGGTGGCCTGCCGCCGTGTCGCCGTTCGACGTGCACGTCGTGATCGCCAACAAGGACGCCGAGGCGCGCGCCGGAGCCACCGAACTCGCCGCGGACCTGGACCGTCTCGGCGCCGACGTGCTGCTCGACGACCGGTCGGCCTCGCCCGGGGTGAAGTTCAAGGACGCCGAACTGCTCGGCGTCCCCTGGATCGTCGTGGTGGGCCGGGGCTGGGCCGACGGCGTGGTGGAGCTGCGCGACCGGTTCACCGGGGAGAAGCGCGACGTGGCCGTCGATGCGGCCGCCACCGAGATCCTGGCCGCGATCGGCTGA
- a CDS encoding MFS transporter: MAAGSSERESAPLSSSVLGIAILAITGMQLMSTLDGTIVIVALPRMQAELDLSDAGKSWVITAYVLAFGGLLLLGGRIGDAIGHKRAFLSGVGVFTIASLVCGLATDEATLIVARAVQGTGAAVAAPTGLALIATTYAVGQPRNRALAVSAAMQAAGSVLGLVLGGALTVISWRLAFLINVPIGLVIIAIAVFRLTETHHERLKLDVTGALLATLGCTSAVLIFTQGPALGWTHPFPIGAGVAAVLCFVAFFVVERSADHPIVPMEVFDNRNRVATFISLFLAGGVMLSATVMIGLYVQDVMGYSALLAGVCFIPFALALGVGTIVAARLAPYVAPRWIILGAGLLVPCAMLYGATLNRGIPYFPDLVAPLVVGGFGIGVISVILPLCAVADVGPREIGPVSSITLMVQNLGGPVVLVVIQAVQTSRTLFLGGTTGPVKDMTSAQLDALDAGYTYSLLWVAGVSVFVGAAALFIGFSAREIAAAQHTREAVEAGEL; this comes from the coding sequence ATGGCTGCCGGGTCGTCTGAACGCGAGTCGGCGCCGCTCTCGTCGTCGGTGCTGGGCATCGCGATCCTCGCGATCACCGGCATGCAGTTGATGTCGACGCTCGACGGCACCATCGTCATCGTCGCGCTGCCCCGCATGCAGGCCGAACTCGATCTCTCCGACGCCGGCAAGAGCTGGGTCATCACCGCCTACGTGCTGGCGTTCGGGGGGCTGCTGCTGCTCGGCGGCCGGATCGGCGACGCGATCGGCCACAAACGGGCCTTCCTGTCCGGCGTCGGTGTGTTCACCATCGCCTCGCTGGTCTGTGGGTTGGCCACCGACGAGGCCACGCTGATCGTGGCCCGCGCGGTCCAGGGCACCGGTGCCGCGGTCGCGGCCCCCACGGGGCTGGCGCTCATCGCGACCACCTACGCCGTCGGGCAGCCCCGTAACCGGGCGCTGGCGGTGTCGGCGGCCATGCAGGCCGCGGGTTCGGTGCTCGGCCTCGTGCTCGGGGGTGCGCTGACCGTGATCTCGTGGCGGCTGGCGTTCCTCATCAACGTCCCGATCGGGCTCGTCATCATCGCGATCGCCGTGTTCCGGCTGACCGAGACCCACCACGAGCGGCTCAAGCTCGACGTCACCGGCGCGCTGCTCGCCACGCTGGGCTGCACGTCGGCGGTGCTGATCTTCACCCAAGGCCCGGCGCTGGGCTGGACGCATCCGTTCCCGATCGGGGCGGGCGTGGCGGCGGTGCTGTGCTTCGTCGCGTTCTTCGTCGTCGAGCGCTCCGCCGACCATCCGATCGTGCCGATGGAGGTGTTCGACAACCGCAACCGGGTGGCGACGTTCATCTCGCTGTTCCTCGCCGGCGGAGTGATGCTGAGCGCGACGGTGATGATCGGGCTCTACGTGCAGGACGTGATGGGGTACTCGGCCCTGCTCGCGGGCGTCTGCTTCATCCCGTTCGCCCTCGCGCTGGGCGTCGGCACGATCGTCGCGGCGCGGCTGGCGCCGTACGTCGCGCCCCGGTGGATCATCCTCGGCGCCGGGCTGCTGGTGCCGTGCGCGATGCTCTACGGTGCCACCCTCAACCGCGGCATCCCGTACTTCCCCGATCTGGTCGCCCCACTGGTGGTCGGCGGCTTCGGCATCGGGGTGATCTCGGTCATCCTGCCGCTGTGCGCGGTCGCCGACGTCGGCCCGCGCGAGATCGGTCCCGTCTCCTCGATCACGCTGATGGTGCAGAACCTCGGCGGCCCGGTGGTGCTCGTGGTGATCCAGGCCGTGCAGACCTCACGCACGCTGTTCCTCGGCGGCACGACGGGCCCGGTCAAGGACATGACGTCGGCCCAACTCGACGCGCTGGACGCCGGCTACACCTACTCGCTGCTGTGGGTGGCGGGGGTCTCGGTGTTCGTCGGCGCCGCAGCCCTGTTCATCGGGTTCAGCGCCCGCGAGATCGCCGCCGCGCAGCACACCCGGGAGGCGGTCGAGGCAGGCGAACTGTAG
- a CDS encoding MFS transporter, which translates to MTALNDAERAAIHRDAEGKGQRGANRALPARIKGSTDGAAGSRFPKTPAWLPSRRFIAAVIAIGGMQLLATMDSTVAIVALPKIQDELSLSDAGRSWVITAYVLTFGGLMLLGGRLGDVIGRKRTFVVGVALFTIASILCGLAWNEATLVTARLLQGVGAAIASPTALALIATTFPKGPARNAATAIFAAMTGVGSVMGLIVGGALTEVSWRWAFLINVPIGLLMIHLARTTLRETNRERLKLDAAGALLATLGCTAAVFAFSMGPEAGWASPITIGSGVAAAGCLLAFLWVERTAENPVVPFELFRDRNRLATFAAIFLAGGVMFTLTVLIGLYVQDIMGYSALKAGVGFIPFVIALGIGLGLSSALVSKFPPRVLVIGGGILVLAAMLYGSTLDAGIPYFPNLVLPITVGGFGIGMIVVPLTVSAIAGVGFDQIGPVSAIALMLQSLGGPVVLAIIQAVITSRTLYLGGTNGPVKDMNAAQLHALDQGYTYGLLWVAAVAVIVGGAALFIGYTAAQVAHAQEVKDAIDAGEL; encoded by the coding sequence ATGACGGCTCTCAATGACGCAGAGCGTGCCGCCATCCATCGGGATGCTGAAGGCAAGGGGCAGCGGGGCGCCAATCGCGCTCTGCCGGCCCGCATCAAGGGGTCCACGGACGGAGCCGCGGGCTCCCGTTTCCCCAAGACGCCGGCGTGGTTGCCGTCGCGGCGCTTCATCGCCGCGGTCATCGCCATCGGCGGGATGCAGCTGCTCGCGACGATGGACAGCACGGTCGCGATCGTGGCGCTGCCCAAGATCCAGGACGAGCTGAGCCTCTCCGATGCCGGCCGCAGCTGGGTGATCACGGCCTACGTGCTGACCTTCGGCGGCCTGATGCTGCTCGGCGGTCGCCTCGGTGACGTGATCGGGCGCAAGCGGACCTTCGTCGTCGGCGTCGCGCTGTTCACCATCGCCTCCATCCTGTGCGGGCTAGCCTGGAACGAGGCCACCCTCGTCACCGCCCGGCTGCTGCAGGGCGTCGGGGCGGCGATCGCCTCGCCGACCGCGCTGGCCCTGATCGCGACCACCTTCCCGAAGGGTCCCGCGCGCAACGCCGCGACGGCGATCTTCGCGGCGATGACCGGCGTCGGCTCGGTGATGGGGCTGATCGTCGGCGGCGCGCTGACCGAGGTGTCGTGGCGCTGGGCGTTCCTGATCAACGTGCCGATCGGCCTGCTCATGATCCACCTGGCCCGCACGACGCTGCGGGAGACCAACCGCGAGCGGCTCAAGCTCGACGCCGCCGGGGCGCTGCTGGCCACGCTGGGATGCACCGCCGCGGTGTTCGCGTTCTCGATGGGTCCCGAGGCCGGCTGGGCCTCGCCGATCACCATCGGTTCCGGAGTCGCCGCCGCGGGCTGTCTGCTCGCGTTCCTGTGGGTCGAGCGCACCGCCGAGAATCCGGTTGTCCCGTTCGAGCTGTTCCGCGATCGCAACCGCCTGGCCACCTTCGCGGCGATCTTCCTCGCCGGCGGCGTGATGTTCACCCTGACGGTGCTGATCGGGCTCTACGTGCAAGACATCATGGGCTACAGCGCACTGAAGGCGGGAGTCGGCTTCATCCCGTTCGTCATCGCCCTGGGCATCGGGCTGGGCCTGTCGTCGGCGCTGGTGTCGAAGTTCCCGCCGCGCGTGCTTGTCATCGGCGGCGGCATCCTGGTGCTGGCCGCGATGCTCTACGGTTCGACCCTGGACGCCGGCATCCCGTACTTCCCCAACCTGGTCCTGCCGATCACGGTGGGCGGCTTCGGCATCGGCATGATCGTGGTGCCGCTGACGGTGTCGGCGATCGCCGGCGTCGGGTTCGACCAGATCGGTCCGGTCTCGGCGATCGCGCTGATGCTGCAGAGCCTCGGTGGCCCGGTCGTGTTGGCGATCATCCAGGCCGTGATCACGTCGCGCACGCTGTACCTCGGCGGCACCAACGGCCCGGTGAAGGACATGAACGCCGCGCAGTTGCACGCCCTCGACCAGGGCTACACCTACGGTCTGCTGTGGGTGGCCGCGGTCGCGGTGATCGTCGGCGGTGCGGCACTGTTCATCGGGTACACCGCCGCGCAGGTGGCGCACGCGCAGGAAGTCAAGGACGCGATCGACGCCGGAGAGCTCTAA